A genomic window from Manduca sexta isolate Smith_Timp_Sample1 chromosome 5, JHU_Msex_v1.0, whole genome shotgun sequence includes:
- the LOC115446105 gene encoding electron transfer flavoprotein beta subunit lysine methyltransferase isoform X2, whose protein sequence is MSRPSRTPSGRSTGPGDRPRQDRANYCRGDFGINILISINDVKCRFFSYRYILDNGDLIKDRKVLDVGCGCGAGSIAAIRMKAKYVLANDIDPYAIAATNINGKINEVNIETNMDNLIGTKCTEFDTILIGDMFYNEEFAGILFHWLEQLRASGKTVLIGDPGRHGLTHARRDRLQLLAKYDLPKESCDENNGFTDTTLWMLNK, encoded by the exons ATGAGTCGCCCTTCAAGGACCCCTTCTGGGCGTTCTACTGGCCCGGGGGACAGGCCACGGCAAG ataGAGCTAATTACTGTAGAGGTGATTTTGGAATCAACATCTTGATCTCGATTAATGACGTTAAATGTCGTTTCTTTTCTTACAG GTACATTTTGGACAATGGAGATCTCATAAAAGATCGCAAAGTTCTAGACGTTGGCTGCGGTTGCGGCGCGGGGTCTATCGCGGCAATAAGAATGAAAGCAAAATATGTACTGGCGAATGACATTGATCCTT ATGCCATCGCAGCTACTaatataaatggaaaaataaatgaagttaatattgaaacgaatatgGACAATTTAATAGGCACTAAATGTACTGAAtttgatacaatattaataggcgatatgttttataatgaaGAATTCGCTGGCATTTTGTTCCATTGGCTTGAACAGCTTAGGGCAAGCGGTAAAACT GTTTTGATCGGCGACCCAGGCCGGCACGGTTTGACGCATGCGCGTCGCGACAGACTGCAACTATTGGCCAAATACGACTTACCCAAGGAAAGCTGTGATGAGAACAACGGCTTTACAGATACTACGCTATGGATGCTTAATAAATGA
- the LOC119190722 gene encoding uncharacterized protein LOC119190722, with product MPWACINEALRYHEVPPYLRRLVLRGTNLRGVAVVCYADDTLVTATARTFQRASLLASFGTELVVRRIRRLGLAVALHKTEALAFHGPRSRPPIEAYISVEGVRIPVGSKMKYLGLHLDSRWDFRAHFEALAEVGTDGRCSRPSATKRRRSWQSLPESVRWSRAVYGPIRFSRMGQFPERPLRQAAAKTAAHGGAAYRQGLPHDLTRSGLRIGGHSALGSRRAGSLFCLLVAGRELAPRTEASPQEVETTLVSLRNAAVEEWQLRLESPSAGLRTVAAVRPVLRQWLDRRHGAPTFRLTQVLTGHGCFGAYLCRIAGKEESAACHHCGNCREDTAQHTLEECPAWTEERSALLAVIGSDLSLPTVVAAMVRSRRSWRAMASFCERAMSQKEAAERIGSRPIPPAAAIGGEGGVGATVSNPSPCASWATGAAAPTIH from the exons ATGCCCTGGGCCTGCATcaacgaggcactgcggtaTCACGAGGTGCCACCTTATCTCCGGCGTCTG gtgctccgtggtaccaaccTTCGAGGCGTCGCCGTCGTCTGCTATGCGGACGACACGCTCGTGACGGCGACGGCCAGGACCTTTCAGAGGGCGTCCCTGCTCGCCTCATTCGGTACCGAATTGGTGGTGCGCAGGATTCGGCGACTGGGTCTCGCGGTGGCTCTCCACAAGACCGAGGCCCTTGCCTTCCATGGGCCTCGGAGTAGGCCGCCCATCGAGGCCTACATCTCTGTGGAGGGCGTGCGGATACCCGTCGGCTCAAAGATGAAGTATCTCGGTCTTCATCTGGACAGCCGATGGGACTTCCGCGCGCACTTTGAGGCTCTCGCCGAAGTTGGTACGGACGGCCGGTGCTCTCGGCCGTCTGCTACCAAACGTCGAAGGTCCTGGCAATCCCTGCCGGAATCTGTACGCTGGAGTCGTGCGGTCTATGGCCCTATACGGTTCTCCCGTATGGGCCAATTCCCTGAACGACCGCTGCGTCAGGCTGCTGCGAAGACCGCAGCGCATGGTGGCGCAGCGTATCGTCAGGGGCTACCGCACGATCTCACACGAAGCGGCTTGCGTATTGGCGGGCACTCTGCCCTGGGATCTCGACGCGCGGGCTCTCTCTTCTGTCTTCTGGTGGCGGGAAGAGAGCTTGCGCCGAGGACAGAGGCTAGCCCCCAAGAGGTCGAGACCACTCTGGTCTCCCTCCGCAACGCCGCTGTGGAGGAATGGCAGCTCAGGCTGGAGAGCCCGAGTGCGGGCTTGAggaccgtcgcggcagtgcgacccgtccttcgacagtggttggacaggcgccacggtgcgccgacattccggctgacgcaggtgctcaccgggcacggGTGCTTCGGTGCATACCTGTGTCGCATAGCCGGGAAGGAGGAGTCCGCCGCGTGCCACCACTGTGGCAACTGCCGCGAGGACACGGCCCAACACACTCTCGAGGAGTGCCCAGCCTGGAcggaagagcgcagcgctctcttggccgtcaTCGGAAGCGACCTCTCGTTGCCGACCGTGGTCGCCGCCATGGTCCGCAGTCGGAGGTCGTGGCGAGCTatggcctccttctgcgagcgtGCCATGTCGCAGAAGGAGGCCGCGGAGCGGATAGGGAGCAGACCgatcccgcccgccgccgccataGGAGGAGAAGGAGGCGTCGGGGCGACGGTGTCTAACCCGTCGCCCTGCGCCTCGTGGGCAACCGGGGCCGCCGCTCCTACCATCCATTAA
- the LOC119190723 gene encoding uncharacterized protein LOC119190723, with amino-acid sequence MGDLLRTGRPKSGSEDTCVRHNGGSVVDITFATPDLARRVQGWRVLVEEETLSDHRYIRFSVSTPRTNQPSNSGSLTSRRWGGQRWAVTRLNREAVKEAALVQAWFPVPAGPVRVEEEAEWFGGNVANLRRGHAPGPMPPSEATGVLVVGGAHPVTRVLHGCAPSTRQTPPPSFPSARR; translated from the coding sequence atgggcgatctcctcaggACTGGTCGTCCTAAATCGGGGTCggaggacacgtgcgtgcggcacaacgggggTTCGGTGGTGGACATCACGTTCGCCACCCCGGACCTAGCCcgccgtgtccagggctggagagtcctggtGGAGGAGGAGACGCTGTCCGATCACCGGTACATACGGTTCAGTGTCTCCACTCCCCGGACCAACCAGCCCAGCAACAGTGGAAGTTTGACCTCCCGACGATGGGGCGGCCAGCGTTGGGCCGTTACGCGGCTCAACCGGGAGGCCGTGAAGGAAGCCGCTCTTGTTCAGGCGTGGTTCCCTGTACCGGCAGGGCCGGTGCGGGTCGaagaggaggcggagtggttcgggggcAATGTCGCAAATCTGCGACGCGGCCATGCCCCGGGCCCGATGCCTCCCTCCGAAGcgacaggtgtactggtggtcggcggagctcACCCAGTTACGCGCGTCCTGCATGGCTGCGCGCCGTCGACTCGCCAGACACCGCCGCCGTCATTCCCGTCCGCCCGGCGATGA
- the LOC115446105 gene encoding electron transfer flavoprotein beta subunit lysine methyltransferase isoform X1 → MMLRDLSSLIIRHTVVSRRHLTPELALRLITPACPLWTAREDESPFKDPFWAFYWPGGQATARYILDNGDLIKDRKVLDVGCGCGAGSIAAIRMKAKYVLANDIDPYAIAATNINGKINEVNIETNMDNLIGTKCTEFDTILIGDMFYNEEFAGILFHWLEQLRASGKTVLIGDPGRHGLTHARRDRLQLLAKYDLPKESCDENNGFTDTTLWMLNK, encoded by the exons ATGATGCTGAGAGACCTATCCTCGCTGATCATCAGACACACTGTAGTGTCCCGGCGGCATCTCACGCCGGAGCTGGCGCTGCGTCTGATCACTCCCGCATGCCCGCTTTGGACCGCCAGGGAAGATGAGTCGCCCTTCAAGGACCCCTTCTGGGCGTTCTACTGGCCCGGGGGACAGGCCACGGCAAG GTACATTTTGGACAATGGAGATCTCATAAAAGATCGCAAAGTTCTAGACGTTGGCTGCGGTTGCGGCGCGGGGTCTATCGCGGCAATAAGAATGAAAGCAAAATATGTACTGGCGAATGACATTGATCCTT ATGCCATCGCAGCTACTaatataaatggaaaaataaatgaagttaatattgaaacgaatatgGACAATTTAATAGGCACTAAATGTACTGAAtttgatacaatattaataggcgatatgttttataatgaaGAATTCGCTGGCATTTTGTTCCATTGGCTTGAACAGCTTAGGGCAAGCGGTAAAACT GTTTTGATCGGCGACCCAGGCCGGCACGGTTTGACGCATGCGCGTCGCGACAGACTGCAACTATTGGCCAAATACGACTTACCCAAGGAAAGCTGTGATGAGAACAACGGCTTTACAGATACTACGCTATGGATGCTTAATAAATGA